The Kiritimatiellia bacterium genomic sequence CGCGAGCCGTTGAAGCCGGCGCGGATCGTGCGGGTTGTGACAGAGGGGAATGCGCTGTGTGTGGAGTTCGAGGGTGGCGGGGTACGGAAGATTGATGCCGTCACGTTCCCCGATCTTTCAGAGGCCGAGAAGTCGGTGGTGCGCGGCGCCGTTCTTTCCAGGGGGATGGCCGGGGATACGATCTTCGGGTCCCTGCCCACCGCGTCGTTGCTCAATGGCTGGAAGTCAATCCGGTTACCGAGCGGAAAATTGCTAGATCTCGGCGGACGACTGGCATCGCGTGGCTTGATTCTTGAGGCCGTGTGGAAGTACTGCCTTGATAAACGTATACTACAGTTCCCCTTCGAGACTGTCTTGGCTAATTATAACAAGACCGTCGCGCCCGGCTCGCAGAGAATCGGCGGACGTTTCGAGCACGATGTTTTCCGCAAGCAGAAGGAAGAGTTCAAAGAGATGTTCGAGCGCATCGGCGCTGAGAAGGATCAGGTATACCGGCTAAGGGTTCGTTTCATCTCGCCAAGTTGATGTCTTAGCGCTTGATCTTAGTGGGGGCTCGTGTCCGCCAAGAGGCGGGTGCGTGCCTCTCTTTTCTTCTTCCACCCCCCTAGTTTCGTTCCATGGCGTTCCATGAGTTCCCACTTGTGGTTCCATGCCGGTTCCCGCGCATTCTGCGATCTTGGTCTCGTTAAAGGCAAAAACCAGAAAGAAGGACGCCATATGCGAGAACGAATTAAAAGCGATAGGCAGGCGAAGGCGGAATTAGCTGTCCTTCGCGGTCGTAAGCAGGATGCGCGGTTTCAGCAGCTCATAGACTTGGCGAATAACGGCGATGCCGAGGCGATCGGCGATCTGTTCCGCGAATTCGGCTTCGTGTTTGAGGAGGAAGGTAGTGCCCATGAGCGTATTTGAGGAACTCATGCAGGCATCGCTGTCCGCCTCAGACGAACGCAAACAGCAAGCGCTAAACGTACTCCGAGGCCTACCTTCGGAATCCGCGACCACCGTTGAGCCGTACCTCACTTTGAAGGCCGTTGCTCTCAAGCTTAACCTTGACCCGTCCACACTTTGGCGATGGCGCGTGCCCAAGCACACTTTGAGCGGCCGGCCGCGCTTCCTGATCTCAGAGATCCAAGCATATCTGCAATCCACTGAGTTCAAGCTCCGCGCGCAGGAGATCCGTGCCGAGCGCCGGGAGAAAAATGGAGCCCGTCCATGAACCTCCGCATCGACACCCGCGAACAGCGCCCCCTCGACTTCACCGGCCTTATCGAACCCGTCCGGATCGTCCAGGGCACCGTCCCGGTCTTCGACTACGCCTGGGCCGGTGACGAGGCGCTGTTCGCCGTGGAACGTAAGTCCCTGGCCGACTTCATCGAGTCCGTGGTCATGCAGGACCGCTTCCGCCGGGAACTCCAGAAGATCAAGCGGGCCCGCGCCGCCGGGATGAGCCGCATCTACTACGTGGTCGAGGCCAACTTCCACGACATCATCCGCTTCGATTACAGCCGCTTCACCAGCGGCCGGGTCCATTGCGATCTTGTTTTCAAGCGCTGGCGCGAACTGGACTATTTCCATGACGTTCACGTCGTCTGGGCCGGTGACGAAGTCGGCGCCGCCCACGCCGTGTTCCTGCTTCTGAAGTCCCGCCTCGAGGATCTGAAACAGCAGCAAACAGGAGAACCCGCCCATGACTGACCACGCCAAGCATTCACCCAGCAGCTTGAAAGCCAAGTCCATCTGCCCGCACTGGCAAAACACCGGCGAGACCAGCGCCGCGGCGGAGGAGGGGACCGCCCTG encodes the following:
- a CDS encoding ERCC4 domain-containing protein, which translates into the protein MNLRIDTREQRPLDFTGLIEPVRIVQGTVPVFDYAWAGDEALFAVERKSLADFIESVVMQDRFRRELQKIKRARAAGMSRIYYVVEANFHDIIRFDYSRFTSGRVHCDLVFKRWRELDYFHDVHVVWAGDEVGAAHAVFLLLKSRLEDLKQQQTGEPAHD